The following coding sequences are from one Streptomyces sp. NBC_01485 window:
- a CDS encoding TIGR02677 family protein, with amino-acid sequence MRRVPPEMFRFTTGDRADLYGAVLRAFGAANERLETALGLDEVRARLRTVGWLDAITDEELHEALRRLQQWGLLDVVQNHAENYRTAEEYERRNLQYSLTRQGEAAIAGVEHALAVLASTGALQTAVLEAITDRLDELYVLLEQPSSADRRIFSTLQELEGHLEALLDNTKAFNGELQRLLRAESADAGVFREVKASTVAYLREFLVNLDRRGAGVAVAVARVEERGTGLLHERALRGAELPPSAGEDPSAAWLERRRARWAGLRAWFLPADGSPPRVEQLHDVARRAIVSLLQVLDRITESRRRSSSAVQDFRELARWFAAAPTEDDLHRLWTLAFGLGSARHAHLAHPDPELVPVSRTWAAAPPVEVSALLRTSGRTERFTRTGKVRDVSATRAARAERARRERAELQAAWQVLATDGPVRLSAFGELDPAAFERLFDLLGRALSSRPDSTGVRRAVSADGGVEIVLDSMAEADADDRVARLRTSNGVMSGPDYVVQIRNVGAGAGVGVGMGLNVGVETTAAHPSTAAHPSTAVHPSTAAHPSTAVHPSAVPVQEEAAG; translated from the coding sequence GTGCGCAGGGTTCCGCCGGAGATGTTCCGGTTCACCACGGGGGATCGTGCCGATCTCTACGGGGCGGTGCTGCGGGCGTTCGGCGCGGCCAACGAGCGGCTGGAGACGGCACTCGGGCTCGACGAGGTCCGGGCCCGGCTGCGCACGGTCGGCTGGCTGGACGCGATCACGGACGAGGAACTGCACGAAGCGCTCAGGAGACTCCAGCAGTGGGGCCTGTTGGACGTCGTCCAGAACCACGCGGAGAACTACCGCACGGCCGAGGAGTACGAGCGGCGCAACCTCCAGTACTCCCTGACCCGTCAGGGCGAGGCCGCCATCGCGGGGGTGGAACACGCGCTGGCCGTGCTCGCGTCGACAGGGGCGCTGCAGACCGCCGTACTGGAGGCGATCACCGACCGGCTCGACGAGCTGTACGTCCTGCTGGAGCAGCCCTCGTCGGCGGACCGCCGCATCTTCAGCACCCTCCAGGAACTGGAGGGGCACCTCGAAGCGCTGCTGGACAACACCAAGGCGTTCAACGGCGAACTGCAGCGGCTGCTGCGGGCCGAAAGCGCCGATGCCGGGGTCTTCCGCGAGGTGAAGGCGTCGACGGTGGCGTACCTGCGCGAGTTCCTCGTCAACCTCGACCGGCGCGGGGCCGGGGTCGCCGTGGCGGTGGCCCGGGTGGAGGAGCGCGGCACCGGGCTGCTGCACGAGCGCGCGCTGCGGGGCGCGGAGCTGCCGCCGTCGGCCGGGGAGGACCCGTCGGCCGCGTGGCTGGAGCGGCGCAGGGCGCGCTGGGCGGGGCTGCGGGCCTGGTTCCTGCCGGCCGACGGGTCGCCGCCCCGGGTCGAGCAGTTGCATGACGTGGCCCGGCGGGCGATCGTCTCGCTGCTCCAGGTGCTCGACCGGATCACGGAGTCCCGTCGCCGTTCGTCCAGCGCCGTCCAGGACTTCCGCGAACTCGCCCGCTGGTTCGCCGCCGCGCCCACGGAGGACGACCTGCACCGGCTGTGGACGCTGGCCTTCGGACTGGGCTCCGCGCGCCACGCCCACCTCGCGCATCCCGATCCCGAACTGGTCCCGGTCTCCCGGACCTGGGCCGCCGCACCCCCGGTGGAGGTGTCCGCGCTGCTGCGCACCAGCGGCCGCACGGAGCGCTTCACCCGGACCGGCAAGGTGCGGGACGTCTCCGCGACGCGCGCCGCGCGAGCCGAGCGCGCGCGCCGCGAACGCGCCGAACTCCAGGCGGCCTGGCAGGTACTGGCCACGGACGGCCCCGTACGGCTCTCCGCCTTCGGCGAACTCGACCCGGCGGCGTTCGAGCGCCTGTTCGATCTGCTCGGCAGGGCCCTGTCGTCCCGCCCGGACAGCACGGGAGTACGGCGAGCGGTGAGTGCGGACGGCGGGGTGGAGATCGTCCTGGACTCCATGGCCGAGGCTGACGCTGACGACCGTGTCGCCCGGCTGCGCACCTCGAACGGGGTGATGAGCGGGCCGGATTACGTCGTTCAGATCCGTAACGTGGGTGCGGGTGCGGGCGTGGGCGTGGGAATGGGCCTGAACGTGGGCGTGGAGACGACCGCCGCCCACCCGTCAACCGCCGCCCACCCGTCAACCGCCGTCCATCCGTCAACCGCCGCCCACCCGTCAACCGCCGTCCACCCGTCGGCCGTACCCGTACAAGAGGAGGCCGCCGGATGA
- a CDS encoding TIGR02678 family protein, with protein sequence MSTLANQLVVVEREEVARGIRLLLAQPLITERADPVAFEVVRRRKEPLAKWFDYTCGWSLVVEPRRGYARLLKVRPAADASRPALRPRAGRAPFDRRRYVLLCVTAAELTSVPMTTIGLLADRVVQAMAADPALSPFDTTSRRERMAFVDVLKLLESYGVLAVVDGLTESFVDTAEAKVLYRVDVTLLMRLPAAPVGPSRLALPAQEVPARFEELLAELMRERRYGTPPAAQPTQPTQSAQPMRPAQPTQPTQPTGDEAFVVSDTRRNLWLRHSVLRRLFDDPVLYREDLTDDELAYLASPTGRQILRRAAEQAGLVLEERAEGYLLVDPDAVATDSRFPDDSSTARVAALLLLERVADTPGGATPEQLAEAASELLRRFPRWAKAYQATEGAHRLADDAVAVLRDFGLARTTGDRVVARPAAHRYRVAHTTTTTPTTTTEEGDPL encoded by the coding sequence ATGAGCACGCTCGCCAACCAACTGGTGGTGGTCGAACGGGAAGAGGTCGCGCGGGGCATCCGGCTGCTGCTCGCCCAGCCGCTGATCACCGAGCGCGCCGACCCCGTGGCCTTCGAGGTGGTGCGGCGCCGCAAGGAGCCGTTGGCCAAGTGGTTCGACTACACCTGCGGATGGAGTCTGGTGGTGGAGCCGCGGCGCGGATACGCCCGGCTGCTCAAGGTCCGCCCGGCCGCCGACGCCTCCCGCCCGGCCCTCCGTCCCCGCGCGGGCCGGGCGCCCTTCGACCGCCGCCGGTACGTGCTGCTGTGCGTCACCGCGGCGGAGCTGACCTCCGTACCGATGACGACCATCGGCCTGCTCGCCGACCGTGTCGTACAGGCCATGGCCGCAGACCCTGCGCTCTCCCCGTTCGACACCACCAGCCGCCGCGAGCGGATGGCCTTCGTCGACGTACTGAAGCTGCTGGAGTCGTACGGCGTCCTGGCGGTCGTCGACGGGCTGACGGAGTCGTTCGTGGACACGGCGGAGGCGAAGGTCCTCTACCGGGTGGACGTCACGCTCCTGATGCGGCTGCCCGCGGCCCCCGTGGGACCGTCACGGCTGGCGCTGCCCGCGCAGGAGGTGCCGGCCCGCTTCGAGGAACTGCTCGCGGAGCTGATGCGCGAGCGCCGCTACGGCACGCCGCCCGCCGCGCAGCCGACACAGCCGACACAGTCGGCACAGCCGATGCGGCCCGCGCAGCCGACACAGCCGACACAGCCGACGGGGGACGAGGCGTTCGTCGTCTCCGACACGCGGCGCAACCTGTGGCTGCGCCATTCCGTCCTGCGCCGCCTCTTCGACGACCCGGTCCTCTACCGGGAGGACCTGACCGACGACGAGCTCGCCTACCTCGCGTCCCCCACCGGGCGTCAGATCCTGCGTCGCGCCGCGGAGCAGGCCGGACTCGTCCTGGAGGAACGCGCCGAGGGCTATCTCCTCGTCGACCCCGACGCCGTGGCCACCGACTCCAGGTTCCCGGACGACTCCTCGACCGCCCGGGTCGCCGCGCTGCTCCTCCTCGAACGCGTCGCCGACACCCCCGGCGGCGCGACCCCCGAACAGCTCGCCGAGGCGGCGTCCGAACTGCTGCGGCGGTTCCCCCGCTGGGCGAAGGCGTACCAGGCGACCGAGGGCGCGCACCGGCTGGCCGACGACGCCGTGGCCGTACTGCGCGACTTCGGCCTGGCCCGCACCACCGGCGACCGCGTCGTGGCCCGCCCGGCCGCACACCGCTACCGCGTGGCGCACACGACCACGACCACGCCCACGACCACGACCGAGGAAGGAGACCCGCTGTGA
- a CDS encoding TIGR02680 family protein: MNVTELPVRGTDRPDAAPPTEPTDPTDITRPRDTRPTDITRPTDTTRPTRARWQPVRAGILNVWRYYDETFTFHEGRLLLRGPNGTGKSKALELLLPFLFDANLRPHRLSTFGGSERTMHWNLMGEGATGKTRVGYVWLEFGRADGRWFSCGARLQASIHTSGVQTDYFTTTRRLARPDGVSLVNEAGQPLTRPALADALEGDGEIHATAADYRATIRRTLFAGLGEQRFEALITALLQLRQPKLSERLDPSLLSTLLSKALPPLGETEIGELAEGFERLDRQREDLKRLDEEVTAAVAIAGRQRGYAQRVLRAAAAQLISATTDMDNRTRIARESAEQHRQAVHDQEVTGRRKAELGERVEELEAAVQGLLDSDLYQQGKELDQLRRRAQDTARSAGRLRATADDRQRRLRADDEQADAAGRQAEECAHHARDTAEDAERTARTVGMESVHAEMRAALADAPAADDPAREATRVRQVRHLLRGAVKGRRDQMAAVREAVERHERAVGDRTAAETALDGARDGLAEAMTRRDEAARECAQALRAQADLLRDWATGCVELRIGDVEELVARAAVEADVLAVVERAVRALDQRITQSETRVESARKTSHDQRERFVRAIEALTAEADLPPAAPPTRTTDRSTMEGAPLWRLVAFRDGVPEEVQAGVEAALEASGLLDAWLSPEDTIELAGHDTFAAPGWATPAPGPSLLEVLRPETDIPVSADRVDRLLAGIAYGEHLPHWHTAAVAADGSWRLAAAIGTWSKAAPAHIGSHARDQARQRRIAELTDRLTALNTHIASLDARLGALRESRSRLDADLASRPRHRELDERRRQWDRAEEAVGVRDDAVRMTVKMLDGREADVSRCLRTLGRLSSEHALPTERGRLNELSAAVDVFADTADAWADAHLHWSTALGRSAAARNQAERSSEAARESQAEADRAEAEARALAATLQAADSTVGEDFRQTASRISELRQDVRRSREQISASDGELSRLQRRIGSLEATMAQDALRRDEATGTRDTSALRFRHLCLLGLPQDAAVPPERTALGLTASDGTRATLEAAREIAAEWPALAHEPRNLGDAVQRLSEAVHQARQVLGRRADLDLEADEDVQIFTATMDGARIGATGLLHTLTAERDGSREDITVAERRLFDQTLTGDTRRHLAARIRQANELVDRMNGHLERVRTASKVSVQLVWRIHPDLPAGTQTARTLLLKEPRNVTDADREALHAFFRARIEEAKARNTAATWEEQLAEVLDYTAWHQFVVRLDRANGAGWQVLTKKLHGALSGGEKAIALHLPLFAAVAAHYEAVPEAPRPILLDEVFVGVDATNRGQIFALLAALDLDLMLTSDHEWCHYRELSGIAVHQLITGTDGDDAVTSARFVWTGERMRADEGGGGDEGDG; encoded by the coding sequence GTGAACGTGACCGAACTGCCGGTACGCGGCACGGACCGGCCGGACGCCGCTCCTCCCACGGAGCCCACGGATCCCACGGACATCACCCGCCCCAGAGACACCCGCCCCACAGACATCACCCGCCCCACGGACACCACCCGTCCCACCCGGGCCCGGTGGCAGCCCGTCCGCGCCGGAATCCTCAACGTCTGGCGCTACTACGACGAGACGTTCACCTTCCACGAGGGACGTCTGCTGCTGCGCGGACCGAACGGCACGGGCAAGTCGAAGGCGCTGGAACTGCTGCTGCCGTTCCTCTTCGACGCGAACCTCAGACCCCACCGGCTGTCCACCTTCGGCGGTTCCGAACGCACCATGCACTGGAACCTCATGGGCGAAGGCGCGACCGGCAAGACCCGCGTGGGATACGTGTGGCTGGAGTTCGGCCGGGCCGACGGCCGCTGGTTCTCCTGCGGCGCCCGGCTCCAGGCCAGCATCCACACCAGCGGCGTCCAGACCGACTACTTCACCACCACTCGCCGTCTCGCCCGCCCCGACGGCGTGTCCCTCGTCAACGAGGCGGGGCAGCCCCTCACCCGGCCCGCGCTCGCGGACGCCCTGGAGGGCGACGGCGAGATCCACGCCACGGCGGCCGACTACCGGGCCACGATCCGCCGCACCCTGTTCGCCGGCCTCGGCGAGCAGCGCTTCGAGGCGCTGATCACCGCTCTGCTCCAGCTCCGGCAGCCGAAACTCTCCGAGCGGCTCGACCCGTCCCTCCTGTCCACCCTGCTGTCCAAGGCCCTCCCGCCGCTCGGCGAGACGGAGATCGGCGAACTCGCCGAGGGCTTCGAGCGGCTCGACCGGCAGCGCGAGGACCTGAAGCGGCTGGACGAGGAGGTCACCGCCGCCGTTGCCATCGCCGGCCGGCAACGGGGCTACGCCCAGCGGGTGCTGCGCGCCGCCGCCGCACAACTGATCTCCGCGACGACGGACATGGACAACCGCACCCGGATCGCCCGGGAGAGCGCGGAGCAGCACCGGCAGGCCGTGCACGACCAGGAGGTCACCGGGCGGCGCAAGGCGGAGCTGGGCGAGCGCGTCGAGGAACTCGAGGCCGCCGTCCAGGGGTTGCTGGACAGCGACCTCTACCAGCAGGGCAAGGAGCTGGACCAACTCCGCCGCCGCGCCCAGGACACCGCGCGGAGCGCCGGCCGGCTGCGCGCCACCGCCGACGACCGGCAGCGCCGGCTCCGCGCGGACGACGAGCAGGCCGACGCCGCCGGCCGGCAGGCCGAGGAATGCGCCCACCACGCCCGGGACACCGCCGAGGACGCCGAACGGACCGCCCGCACCGTGGGGATGGAGTCGGTGCACGCGGAGATGCGCGCCGCCCTCGCCGACGCGCCCGCCGCCGACGATCCCGCGCGGGAGGCGACCCGGGTCCGGCAGGTCCGCCACCTGCTGCGCGGCGCGGTCAAGGGCCGCCGCGACCAGATGGCGGCCGTCCGGGAAGCCGTCGAACGCCATGAGCGGGCCGTGGGCGACCGCACCGCCGCCGAAACGGCCCTCGACGGCGCCCGGGACGGCCTCGCCGAGGCCATGACGCGGCGCGACGAGGCGGCCCGGGAGTGCGCGCAGGCCCTGCGGGCCCAGGCGGATCTGCTCCGGGACTGGGCGACCGGGTGCGTGGAGCTGCGCATCGGCGACGTCGAGGAGCTGGTCGCCCGGGCCGCCGTCGAGGCGGACGTTCTCGCCGTCGTGGAGCGCGCCGTACGCGCTCTGGACCAGCGGATCACCCAGTCCGAGACGCGGGTCGAGTCGGCCCGGAAGACTTCCCACGACCAGCGGGAGAGGTTCGTCCGGGCCATCGAGGCGCTCACGGCGGAAGCCGACCTTCCGCCGGCCGCCCCGCCGACCCGTACGACGGACCGTTCGACGATGGAGGGCGCGCCCCTGTGGCGGCTCGTGGCCTTCCGTGACGGCGTTCCCGAGGAGGTCCAGGCCGGTGTCGAGGCGGCGTTGGAGGCGTCGGGACTGCTCGACGCGTGGCTGAGCCCCGAGGACACGATCGAGCTGGCCGGCCACGACACCTTCGCGGCGCCCGGCTGGGCGACCCCCGCGCCGGGGCCGTCCCTGCTGGAGGTCCTGCGCCCCGAGACGGACATCCCGGTGTCCGCCGACCGCGTGGACCGGCTCCTCGCCGGCATCGCCTACGGGGAACACCTCCCGCACTGGCACACCGCCGCCGTCGCCGCGGACGGCAGCTGGCGGCTGGCCGCGGCCATCGGCACCTGGAGCAAGGCGGCGCCCGCCCACATCGGCTCCCACGCCCGTGACCAGGCCAGACAGCGCCGCATCGCGGAACTCACCGACCGGCTCACCGCACTGAACACCCACATCGCGTCGCTCGACGCACGGCTGGGCGCGCTGCGCGAGAGCCGCTCCCGCCTCGACGCCGACCTCGCGTCCCGCCCCCGCCACCGGGAACTCGACGAACGACGCCGCCAGTGGGACCGCGCGGAGGAGGCGGTCGGCGTCCGCGACGACGCCGTCCGCATGACGGTCAAGATGCTCGACGGACGCGAGGCCGACGTCAGCCGCTGCCTGCGCACGCTGGGCAGACTGTCCTCCGAACACGCCCTGCCCACCGAGCGCGGCCGTCTCAACGAACTGTCCGCCGCCGTCGACGTGTTCGCCGACACGGCCGACGCCTGGGCGGACGCCCACCTGCACTGGTCCACCGCCCTCGGCCGCTCCGCCGCCGCGAGAAACCAGGCCGAACGCTCCTCGGAGGCCGCCCGGGAGAGCCAGGCCGAAGCCGACCGGGCCGAGGCCGAGGCACGGGCACTCGCCGCCACCCTCCAGGCCGCGGACAGCACCGTCGGCGAGGACTTCCGCCAAACGGCGTCCCGCATAAGCGAGTTGAGGCAGGACGTCCGCCGCAGCCGGGAGCAGATCAGCGCGAGCGACGGCGAACTCAGCCGCCTGCAACGCCGTATCGGCTCGCTGGAAGCGACCATGGCCCAGGACGCCCTGCGCCGCGACGAGGCGACCGGGACGAGGGACACCTCGGCCCTGCGCTTCCGGCACCTCTGCCTGCTCGGCCTGCCCCAGGACGCGGCGGTCCCACCGGAGCGGACCGCGCTGGGTCTGACCGCGTCGGACGGCACCCGCGCCACGCTGGAAGCGGCACGCGAGATCGCGGCCGAGTGGCCCGCCCTCGCCCACGAACCGCGCAATCTCGGGGACGCCGTCCAGCGCCTGTCCGAGGCCGTCCACCAGGCCCGTCAGGTCCTCGGCCGCCGCGCCGACCTCGACCTGGAGGCCGACGAGGACGTACAGATCTTCACCGCCACCATGGACGGCGCCCGGATCGGCGCGACGGGCCTGCTCCACACCCTCACCGCCGAACGGGACGGCAGCCGCGAGGACATCACCGTCGCCGAGCGCCGCCTCTTCGACCAGACCCTCACCGGCGACACCCGCCGCCACCTGGCCGCCCGCATCCGCCAGGCCAACGAACTCGTCGACCGGATGAACGGCCACCTGGAGCGCGTCCGCACGGCGTCGAAGGTCTCCGTCCAACTGGTGTGGCGCATCCACCCCGACCTCCCGGCCGGCACCCAGACCGCCCGCACCCTCCTCCTCAAGGAACCCAGGAACGTCACCGACGCCGACCGCGAGGCCCTGCACGCCTTCTTCCGGGCCCGCATCGAGGAGGCCAAGGCCAGGAACACGGCGGCCACCTGGGAGGAACAGCTCGCCGAAGTGCTCGACTACACGGCCTGGCACCAGTTCGTGGTCCGGCTCGACCGCGCGAACGGCGCCGGCTGGCAGGTCCTCACCAAGAAACTGCACGGCGCGCTCTCCGGCGGCGAGAAGGCCATCGCCCTGCACCTGCCGCTCTTCGCCGCGGTCGCCGCGCACTACGAGGCCGTACCCGAAGCACCTCGCCCGATCCTCCTCGACGAGGTCTTCGTCGGCGTCGACGCCACCAACCGCGGCCAGATCTTCGCCCTGCTCGCCGCCCTCGACCTCGACCTGATGCTCACTTCGGACCACGAGTGGTGCCACTACCGCGAACTCTCCGGCATCGCCGTCCACCAACTCATCACAGGAACAGACGGCGACGACGCGGTCACCAGCGCCCGCTTCGTCTGGACGGGGGAGCGGATGCGGGCGGACGAGGGAGGCGGAGGGGACGAGGGAGACGGATGA
- a CDS encoding TIGR02679 family protein produces MSAAPIPPRLPPLLPPHLTGPRLRPLWQAVHDRLSSGRPVSGVRLGPLDDDEREALADLLGMDRLPDQRPTVRLTRLEDAVAEAGGGTVRDLVTQVIGPLGDRDAERRRRDAERSALWSWLASHDTVRAEPALTDWTTYCRTQGLVDGSVTRTRDLLSAALAVLAALPAEGEPLPVFAARVRHGDPHALDDGTRLSSLVLRALSTLYGTPVPDRSHARRELWSRAGVADDDLSTTVLAAGLRPSGEGTLSRLGRICSDAGHAVSLTLAQVRSPGEFGFPVRAVHITENPSVLALALRRFGPHCPPLVCTSGWPNSAAVRLLHLLAAAGATLHYHGDFDGEGIRIAAHVMHKTPAVPWRMTTHDYLTAVTDTALTDTPQGPSPGRLTEAPWDPTLTTAMAAHGRAVMEETVTDTLLDDLSRETGSPMSD; encoded by the coding sequence ATGAGCGCCGCACCGATCCCCCCTCGCCTCCCCCCTCTGCTCCCCCCACACCTCACCGGGCCCCGCCTGCGCCCGCTCTGGCAGGCGGTGCACGACCGTCTCTCGTCAGGCCGCCCCGTCAGCGGGGTGCGCCTGGGCCCGCTGGACGACGACGAACGGGAAGCCCTGGCCGACCTCCTGGGCATGGACCGCCTGCCGGACCAGCGCCCGACCGTCCGCCTGACCAGGCTGGAGGACGCCGTGGCCGAGGCCGGCGGCGGCACCGTACGCGACCTGGTCACCCAGGTCATCGGCCCACTCGGCGACCGCGACGCCGAACGCCGTCGACGCGACGCCGAACGGTCGGCGCTGTGGTCCTGGCTGGCGTCCCACGACACGGTCCGGGCGGAGCCCGCGCTGACGGACTGGACCACGTACTGCCGAACCCAGGGCCTGGTGGACGGCTCCGTCACCCGCACCCGCGACCTCCTCTCCGCCGCCCTCGCCGTGCTCGCCGCGCTGCCCGCCGAGGGCGAGCCGCTGCCGGTGTTCGCCGCCCGCGTACGGCACGGCGACCCGCACGCCCTCGACGACGGCACCCGCCTGTCCTCCCTCGTCCTGCGGGCCCTGTCCACGCTCTACGGCACACCCGTGCCCGACCGTTCCCACGCGCGGCGCGAGCTGTGGTCCCGGGCCGGTGTCGCCGACGACGACCTGTCCACGACGGTCCTGGCCGCCGGACTCCGCCCGTCGGGCGAGGGCACGCTGAGCCGCCTGGGCCGCATCTGCTCCGACGCCGGCCACGCCGTGTCCCTCACCCTGGCCCAGGTGAGATCACCGGGCGAGTTCGGCTTCCCCGTCCGAGCCGTCCACATCACGGAGAACCCGAGCGTCCTCGCCCTGGCCCTGCGCCGCTTCGGCCCCCACTGCCCACCCCTCGTCTGCACCTCGGGCTGGCCCAACAGCGCCGCCGTCCGCCTCCTCCACCTCCTGGCCGCAGCGGGCGCGACACTCCACTACCACGGCGACTTCGACGGCGAGGGCATACGCATCGCAGCCCACGTCATGCACAAAACCCCCGCCGTCCCCTGGCGCATGACCACCCACGACTACCTCACCGCCGTCACCGACACCGCCCTCACCGACACCCCCCAGGGCCCCTCCCCGGGCCGCCTCACCGAGGCCCCATGGGACCCCACCCTCACCACGGCCATGGCGGCACACGGAAGAGCCGTCATGGAGGAAACGGTGACGGACACCCTCCTCGACGACCTGTCACGAGAAACGGGCTCACCCATGAGCGACTGA
- a CDS encoding molybdopterin-dependent oxidoreductase — protein sequence MGRAPFPGGAPAYRRDMPAPALPTSPGFWRSPLRGPRFTAVLGLVLLVGITALFVTGLVSYAAYNPDLSPVNDQTPDKGVLGFYLFAWPTNPHWLYRLTQGVHVTLGVTLIPVLLAKLWSVVPKLFALPPARSLAHALERISLLLLVGGGLFEFVTGVLNIQLDYVFPGSFYPLHFYGAWVFFAAFVAHAVLKTPAAVRNVRRPRDEQTNDPDDLVSPDPDDLISPSPDAPTVSRRGALWFVGGGSLLLFATTVGQGFDSLRRTALLAPHGGADPGTGPNGFQINKTAAYARIDPARTSEDAWRLVVTGRTGTVRLSRAELGQLPLHSSALPIACVEGWSTSDQWWRGVRLRDLAALVGHEDDPPDVFVESLQLHGAFRHAALRANQVADPRSLLALYVNGEALSPDHGYPARVIVPAAPGVLNTKWVARMTFGAL from the coding sequence ATGGGTCGCGCACCCTTTCCCGGGGGTGCCCCGGCCTACCGTCGGGACATGCCCGCCCCCGCGCTCCCCACCTCGCCCGGTTTCTGGCGCAGCCCCCTGCGCGGCCCACGCTTCACCGCCGTGCTCGGCCTCGTCCTGCTCGTCGGCATCACCGCGCTGTTCGTGACGGGCCTGGTGTCGTACGCCGCCTACAACCCCGACCTGTCGCCGGTGAACGACCAGACCCCCGACAAGGGCGTCCTCGGCTTCTACCTCTTCGCCTGGCCGACGAACCCGCACTGGCTGTACCGGCTCACCCAGGGCGTCCACGTCACCCTCGGCGTCACCCTGATCCCCGTACTGCTGGCCAAGCTGTGGTCGGTGGTGCCGAAGCTGTTCGCCCTGCCGCCGGCCCGCTCGCTCGCCCACGCCCTGGAGCGGATCTCGCTGCTCCTGCTGGTCGGCGGCGGGTTGTTCGAGTTCGTGACCGGCGTCCTCAACATCCAGCTCGACTACGTCTTCCCCGGCTCCTTCTACCCCCTGCACTTCTACGGCGCCTGGGTGTTCTTCGCCGCGTTCGTCGCCCACGCCGTCCTGAAGACCCCGGCGGCGGTACGGAACGTGCGCCGACCGCGCGACGAGCAGACGAACGACCCGGACGACCTGGTCTCCCCGGACCCGGACGACCTGATCTCTCCGTCCCCGGACGCCCCGACCGTCTCCCGGCGCGGCGCCCTGTGGTTCGTCGGGGGCGGCTCGCTGCTGCTCTTCGCCACGACGGTCGGGCAGGGCTTCGACAGCCTGCGGCGCACCGCCCTCCTCGCACCGCACGGCGGAGCCGACCCCGGCACCGGCCCGAACGGCTTCCAGATCAACAAGACGGCGGCCTACGCCAGGATCGACCCGGCTCGGACGAGCGAGGACGCCTGGCGACTCGTCGTCACGGGACGCACGGGCACGGTCCGCCTCAGCCGCGCCGAGCTGGGGCAACTGCCCCTGCACAGTTCGGCGTTGCCCATCGCCTGCGTCGAGGGCTGGTCGACGTCCGACCAGTGGTGGCGGGGCGTACGCCTGCGGGACCTCGCCGCGCTCGTCGGCCACGAGGACGACCCGCCGGACGTGTTCGTCGAGTCCCTCCAGCTTCACGGCGCGTTCCGCCACGCCGCCCTGCGCGCCAACCAGGTCGCCGACCCACGTTCCCTGCTCGCCCTGTACGTCAACGGCGAGGCCCTGTCCCCGGATCACGGCTACCCGGCGCGCGTGATCGTTCCCGCCGCGCCCGGTGTGCTGAACACCAAGTGGGTGGCCCGGATGACGTTCGGAGCCCTGTGA
- a CDS encoding TIGR04282 family arsenosugar biosynthesis glycosyltransferase encodes MTTLLVIAKEPLPGRVKTRLTPPFSPREAAALAEASLADTLRVVAATPADRRVLVLDGVPGPWLPPGFDVVPQCAGGLDERLADAFARCDGPALLIGMDTPQVTPELLAGDFAGCDAYFGPAEDGGFWALGLAEPDPALLRGVPMSTPVTGALQRARLVRAGLRVRDLPCLRDVDTAADARAVAALAPHSRFADRLARCTATAAAEAAAATTATARASASR; translated from the coding sequence GTGACCACCCTGCTCGTCATCGCCAAGGAGCCGCTGCCGGGGCGCGTGAAGACCCGGCTCACCCCGCCGTTCAGCCCGCGGGAGGCGGCGGCGCTCGCGGAGGCGTCGCTGGCCGACACCCTGCGGGTCGTGGCGGCCACGCCCGCCGACCGCCGCGTTCTCGTGCTGGACGGCGTCCCCGGCCCGTGGCTGCCGCCCGGCTTCGACGTCGTACCGCAGTGCGCGGGCGGTCTCGACGAACGGCTCGCGGACGCCTTCGCCCGGTGCGACGGGCCCGCCCTCCTCATCGGCATGGACACGCCGCAGGTGACACCGGAGCTGCTCGCCGGGGACTTCGCCGGCTGCGACGCGTACTTCGGGCCGGCCGAGGACGGCGGGTTCTGGGCCCTCGGGCTGGCCGAGCCCGATCCCGCGCTGCTGCGGGGGGTGCCCATGTCGACGCCGGTCACCGGAGCGCTGCAGCGCGCGCGGCTGGTCCGCGCGGGGCTGCGGGTACGCGACCTGCCGTGCCTGCGCGACGTCGACACCGCCGCCGACGCACGGGCCGTCGCCGCGCTGGCCCCGCACAGCCGGTTCGCCGACCGGCTGGCCCGGTGTACGGCGACGGCAGCGGCGGAAGCTGCTGCTGCGACGACGGCGACGGCCCGTGCGTCGGCGAGCCGATGA